Part of the Puniceicoccus vermicola genome, CGATCGTGACGTCTCCATAGACCGTGACAGTACTCCCGTTTCCGATATTCAGGGAGGAGAGGTTATATCGGCTCGTATTCCCAGGAGAACCGATCGAACCCCCAGAGAATGTGGTTTGCGCGCCATACATGCTGGGAGCGGTTATCTCGGGGAAATCGGCATAAAAGTCGTAGGAAACGCGACCTGAATCCACATCGACTCCGGCCTCGGTATCCTCACCCCGAATCGAACCGTTCGGGCCGATATCCGGTTCTCCGCCTCCGGTGGCGACGTAGCCCCAAATCTCGGCGTTATTAATTTCCACAATACCGGAAACAATGCTAGTGCTTGCGACGGTGGCCTTGTCGCCGCGATTCAGAGTGCTGTGATAGCTTCCCTTGTAGGAAGAATAGCTGTCTACCGAAATTTTGCTGCCATTTAAGACGATTCCGTTTTTACTCGTCAGTCCGTTGGCAAAGAGTCCCCGCTTATTCAATTCGACTATAATTTGGCGACTGATTTGCGGGGTTGCGGTGTTGTCTGCCAAACCTTCCGCAAAGATAACAATGGGACGAGCAGACGGGTCGGTGATCACCTGAACTTTGCGATTATGGGCGATATGAAACGTCCGGGAATAATTGCCAGTGGATTCCAGATTCCAGCCATTCCAATTTCCGGTATTGTAGGAGTAGATCGCGTTCTCGACTCCTGCTTCCGCAAGATTCAGCGCTTGGAATGCCATCAGGAGCTCCCGACTGTATCGGTAATCTTGATAAGCCGTGCGCAGGTAGGTGGCCGCCAGTCCGCTGACGAGGACTCCGACAATGAGAGCGGCTAAGACCGCCGATCCGCTTCTACTGTTAGTTGCTGACCTCATGGTTACGCATCATAAATCGAGCCGTGACAATATCGTCACTGGTGGTCAGCGAGAGAATTGGACGCTTCATCCGTGCCTGAAGCTGAACATGCTTCACCTCAACCGGGCGGGACGTGGAGGCCTGCCTTAGGGTGTAGTAGGAGAATTTGCAGTCGGTCACATTCCCGAGGATGGTCATGGCCTCAGCGTTCTTGGTCCGGGAAACCGTTTCGTTCTCGGAGTCATACTCATAGGTAATTGAATTTCCACCCAAATCGGTGAGCATTAATTTGGTTTCGTCCGCAAT contains:
- a CDS encoding DUF7305 domain-containing protein, yielding MRSATNSRSGSAVLAALIVGVLVSGLAATYLRTAYQDYRYSRELLMAFQALNLAEAGVENAIYSYNTGNWNGWNLESTGNYSRTFHIAHNRKVQVITDPSARPIVIFAEGLADNTATPQISRQIIVELNKRGLFANGLTSKNGIVLNGSKISVDSYSSYKGSYHSTLNRGDKATVASTSIVSGIVEINNAEIWGYVATGGGEPDIGPNGSIRGEDTEAGVDVDSGRVSYDFYADFPEITAPSMYGAQTTFSGGSIGSPGNTSRYNLSSLNIGNGSTVTVYGDVTIVVDGETDIKGELIIDPDSSVEIYIKDDMNVGGNGIVNEGSEPSSLQIYAVGNNVGEVKMHGAGTLYGVIYAPDSNVDLKGGGSVASVFGAIVADRITMNGNYSFHYDEDLADLGESGFSVSVWQELIADSDKKNYAALREDGL
- a CDS encoding prepilin-type N-terminal cleavage/methylation domain-containing protein, which produces MRSEANRSPSGFTLVELLIAVAILTFGLIGAYAAISLLGKGSESVISYSEMNSQSRKMLTYLGRDVRAADDISIADETKLMLTDLGGNSITYEYDSENETVSRTKNAEAMTILGNVTDCKFSYYTLRQASTSRPVEVKHVQLQARMKRPILSLTTSDDIVTARFMMRNHEVSN